In Halorussus limi, a genomic segment contains:
- a CDS encoding aminopeptidase → MDPRIRNHADILVDHCTDLDPSDDVVVQAPPVAEDLAVAVAERVGEVGANPSISLQSERATQAYLRASDPDDFETPEHRLAMMEAADAFVLIKGDRNTAEMSDVPSETLAAFRRALQPLQEARMGKRWVGTQFPAPGNAQKAEMSTAAYEEFVYDAVDKDWDAQREHQRQMVEILDPADEVRIVSGDTTDLRMSVEGMKTVNDYGEKNLPGGEVFTAPVPDSVEGEVLFDKPLLRHGREIHDAYLRFEDGEVVDHDASKNAGLLASILDTDEGARRLGELGIGMNRDIDRFTYNMLFDEKMGDTVHMAVGKAIAETVPEGQPRNESAVHTDMIVDMSEDSYIEVDGEIVQRDGTFRFEDGFEESEA, encoded by the coding sequence ATGGACCCGCGAATCCGAAATCACGCCGACATTCTCGTCGACCACTGCACCGACCTCGACCCGAGCGACGACGTGGTCGTTCAGGCCCCGCCCGTCGCCGAGGACCTCGCGGTCGCCGTCGCCGAGCGAGTCGGCGAGGTGGGCGCAAATCCCTCGATTTCGCTACAGAGCGAGCGCGCGACGCAGGCGTACCTCCGGGCCAGCGACCCCGACGACTTCGAGACGCCCGAGCATCGACTGGCGATGATGGAGGCGGCCGACGCGTTCGTCCTCATCAAAGGCGACCGGAACACCGCCGAGATGAGCGACGTCCCCTCCGAGACGCTCGCGGCCTTCCGCCGGGCGCTCCAACCGCTGCAGGAGGCCCGCATGGGCAAACGCTGGGTCGGCACGCAGTTCCCCGCGCCGGGCAACGCCCAGAAGGCAGAGATGAGTACCGCGGCGTACGAGGAGTTCGTCTACGACGCGGTCGACAAGGACTGGGACGCCCAGCGCGAACACCAGCGCCAGATGGTCGAGATTCTCGACCCCGCCGACGAGGTCCGCATCGTCTCGGGCGACACGACCGACCTCCGCATGAGCGTCGAGGGCATGAAGACGGTCAACGACTACGGCGAGAAGAACCTCCCCGGCGGCGAGGTGTTCACCGCGCCGGTCCCCGACTCGGTGGAGGGCGAGGTCCTGTTCGACAAACCGCTCTTGCGCCACGGTCGGGAGATACACGACGCGTACCTCCGATTCGAGGACGGCGAAGTCGTGGACCACGACGCCTCGAAGAACGCCGGCCTGCTCGCCAGCATCCTCGACACCGACGAGGGCGCGCGCCGCCTCGGCGAACTCGGCATCGGGATGAACCGCGACATCGACCGGTTCACCTACAACATGCTCTTCGACGAGAAGATGGGCGACACGGTTCACATGGCCGTCGGAAAGGCCATCGCGGAGACGGTGCCCGAGGGCCAACCGCGCAACGAGAGCGCGGTCCACACCGACATGATAGTGGACATGAGCGAGGACTCCTACATCGAAGTGGACGGCGAAATCGTCCAGCGCGACGGCACGTTTAGATTTGAAGACGGCTTCGAGGAGAGCGAGGCCTGA
- a CDS encoding DUF7095 family protein: MNRDEAIERVEAILDTVENETMPVPVRELWVYGDAALGLDPVERLDVYVTKDILLRGDDGDAAEEFRKSHGVEGVGKTVRAEWAEQFPEHIRANDSGHVAPEKCLAAHLLPDDEPVHLEVCNSSFEDNVTQRLQGAIQRESYEQILDPRGVCLWAEGQRSDDALRKLRESELAFPTLPDALEMLGMDEEKTDEAAEAVESYRKRQEGATVRGDVV, from the coding sequence ATGAACCGAGACGAGGCCATCGAGCGGGTCGAAGCCATCCTCGACACCGTCGAGAACGAGACGATGCCCGTGCCGGTCCGCGAGTTGTGGGTCTACGGCGACGCGGCGCTCGGACTCGACCCGGTCGAGCGACTGGACGTGTACGTCACCAAGGACATCCTCCTGCGGGGCGACGACGGCGACGCCGCCGAGGAGTTCCGGAAGTCCCACGGCGTCGAGGGCGTCGGCAAGACCGTCCGGGCCGAGTGGGCCGAGCAGTTCCCCGAGCACATCCGCGCCAACGACAGCGGTCACGTCGCGCCGGAGAAGTGTCTGGCCGCCCACCTCCTGCCCGACGACGAACCGGTCCACCTCGAAGTCTGCAACTCCAGTTTCGAGGACAACGTGACCCAGCGTCTGCAGGGGGCCATCCAGCGCGAGTCCTACGAGCAGATTCTGGACCCGCGAGGCGTCTGCCTCTGGGCGGAGGGCCAGCGGAGCGACGACGCCCTGCGCAAACTCCGGGAGAGCGAACTCGCCTTCCCGACGCTTCCCGACGCGCTGGAGATGCTCGGCATGGACGAGGAGAAGACCGACGAGGCCGCAGAAGCGGTCGAGTCCTACCGGAAGCGCCAAGAGGGCGCGACGGTCCGCGGCGACGTGGTGTGA
- a CDS encoding helix-turn-helix domain-containing protein, with amino-acid sequence MADSMAEYLQKDMECEGLLECIHGLKELDRDCFQVLVETEEPLTIDEVAERVDRERSTAYRAIQRLLQSGFVQKEQVNYEQGGYYHVYRPTDPDEVADDMQRMLNDWYAKMGQLLQEFRDKYDQQPVAAEN; translated from the coding sequence ATGGCAGACTCGATGGCCGAATACCTGCAGAAGGACATGGAATGTGAGGGACTACTCGAGTGCATCCACGGCCTGAAGGAACTCGACCGGGACTGCTTTCAGGTGCTGGTGGAGACCGAAGAGCCGTTGACCATCGACGAAGTGGCCGAACGAGTCGACCGCGAGCGCTCGACCGCCTACCGGGCCATCCAGCGCCTCCTCCAGTCCGGGTTCGTCCAGAAGGAGCAGGTCAACTACGAGCAGGGCGGCTACTACCACGTCTACCGGCCGACCGACCCCGACGAGGTGGCCGACGACATGCAGCGGATGCTCAACGACTGGTACGCCAAGATGGGCCAGTTGCTCCAAGAGTTCCGCGACAAGTACGACCAACAGCCGGTCGCGGCCGAGAACTGA